The following are encoded together in the Cicer arietinum cultivar CDC Frontier isolate Library 1 chromosome 2, Cicar.CDCFrontier_v2.0, whole genome shotgun sequence genome:
- the LOC101498927 gene encoding uncharacterized protein: MWHGIGVILISTKKQFMPITTGLYFDCTNNMAEYEACAMGILVALESKVRVQEVYGDSALVINHLNQEWETQDKKLIPYFTYIKELSLQFDKITFHHVPCENNQLAGVLATLSSMFQIIRNDEIPPIKMESRDHPTYCHIVEEETDEKLWYYDIKHYLINREYLPRIS; encoded by the coding sequence ATGTGGCATGGGATTGGGGTTATTTTAATATCTACCAAAAAACAGTTCATGCCTATCACAACAGGCTTGTATTTTGATTGTACCAATAATATGGCAGAATATGAAGCTTGTGCCATGGGAATTTTGGTGGCTTTGGAATCAAAAGTGAGAGTTCAGGAAGTATATGGAGATTCAGCCCTAGTCATTAATCATCTTAACCAAGAATGGGAAACTCAAGATAAGAAGTTAATACCTTATTTTACCTACATAAAAGAATTGTCTTTACAATTTGACAAAATCACTTTTCACCATGTCCCTTGTGAAAACAATCAATTGGCTGGTGTTTTGGCTACTTTATCCTCGATGTTTCAAATAATTCGAAATGATGAAATCCCACCCATTAAAATGGAGAGTCGAGATCATCCTACCTACTGCCACATAGTGGAAGAAGAAACTGATGAGAAACTGTGGTATTATGACATCAAACATTATCTTATAAATAGAGAATATCTTCCCAGAATATCATGA